In the genome of Bombus affinis isolate iyBomAffi1 chromosome 7, iyBomAffi1.2, whole genome shotgun sequence, one region contains:
- the LOC126918976 gene encoding nuclear pore complex protein Nup50 isoform X1 — protein MFIEMAGKRAASTDLNHDNWDDEEKPEEAGTFKKASDDVLEKRVVKKAKRRLQNSEDGTRSVFGTFTGFKTKTSTSASPFSFLANNNTNISANDMASKTVTNVNKSSNNETLKTNENGTNKRENIEIQSSSTMFTIKNSTSDQEEQNIFKKSTDYFAKLKGLNESVAQWIKTHVDANPFCILTPIFKDYKRYLKEIEAKHGSEIEKSTQAQYSDNKEIANTDKKIESSPFGRTHAKSPLKSAEWKPEKSIFGNINPVSKSIFKKSEHTVNTGKPIFSTDQNSDSPKSVFDSIDQKSGSKSIFGSTSSEKNPFLSKPPTASDKSEEQETKPDSKPTTTIVTNTTMSSSFATTNTATFCFGQSSATSNTSTGFSFGSTKPFTFGAQVVQPQEPEDEGKDDENEEPPKADFKPVTEEGAIYEQRCKVFVKKDGNFTDRGIGTLFLKPTPNEKTQLLVRAETSLGNLLLNTLLTESIPTKRMNKNTIMLLCLPMPESTPPPVPVLLRVKTDEDADILLETLNKHKK, from the exons atgttTATAGAAATGGCTGGTAAGAGGGCTGCGTCTACGGACCTGAATCACGACAATTGGGATGATGAAGAAAAACCTGAAGAAGCAGGAACATTTAAAAAAGCTTCTGATGATGTATTGGAAAAACGTGTTGTTAAAAAAGCTAAGAGACGTTTACAAAATTCAGAA GATGGTACCAGAAGTGTATTTGGTACGTTTACAGGTTTTAAAACAAAAACTTCAACTAGTGCTTCACCCTTTAGCTTTTTAgctaataataatactaatattaGTGCTAATGATATGGCTTCTAAGACAGTTACGAATGTAAACAAGTCTTCAAACAATGAAACTCTAAAAACTAATGAAAATGGAACTAATAAGAgggaaaatatagaaatacaaaGTTCATCAACTATGTTCACTATTAAAAATAGTACTTCTGATCAGGaagaacaaaatatatttaaaaagtcCACTGATTATTTTGCTAAATTAAAAGGGTTAAATGAAAGTGTGGCACAATGGATTAAAACTCATGTTGATGCAAATCCATTTTGTATCTTGACTCCAATTTTTAAGGATTATAAAAGATATCTTAAGGAGATTGAAGCTAAACATGGAAGTGAGATTGAAAAATCAACACAAGCACAGTATAGTGATAACAAGGAAATTGCAAATACAGACAAAAAAATTGAGAGTTCTCCATTTGGAAGAACACATGCAAAGTCGCCATTAAAATCTGCTGAATGGAAACCTGAAAAATCAATTTTTGGCAATATTAATCCAGTTTctaaatctatatttaagaaatCAGAACATACTGTAAATACTGGTAAACCTATTTTTAGTACAGATCAGAATTCAGACTCGCCTAAATCTGTTTTTGATAGTATTGATCAAAAATCTGGTAGCAAAAGCATATTTGGAAGTACAAGTTCTGAAAAAAATCCATTTTTGAGTAAGCCACCTACTGCATCTGATAAATCAGAAGAGCAGGAAACAAAACCAGATTCAAAACCTACTACTACTATTGTTACTAATACCACTATGAGTAGTTCTTTTGCTACAACAAATACAGCTACCTTTTGTTTTGGTCAAAGTTCTGCTACGAGTAATACATCAACTGGATTTAGTTTTGGAag TACCAAACCATTTACATTTGGAGCTCAAGTAGTACAGCCACAAGAACCTGAGGATGAAGGAAAAGATGATGAAAATGAAGAACCACCAAAAGCAGATTTTAAACCAGTAACAGAAGAAGGTGCCATATATGAACAAAG GTGTAAAGTTTTTGTTAAAAAAGATGGTAATTTTACTGATCGAGGTATAGGAACACTATTCTTAAAACCAACTCCAAATGAAAAAACACAATTATTAGTACGTGCAGAAACGTCTTTGGGAAATTTATTGCTCAATACTTTATTAACTGAAAGTATTCCAACAAAACGGATGAACAAAAATACAATAATGTTATTGTGTTTACCAATGCCTGAATCTACACCACCTCCAGTACCAGTATTATTAAGAGTAAAAACAGATGAAGACGCCGATATATTATTGGAAACACTCaataaacataaaaaataa
- the LOC126918976 gene encoding nuclear pore complex protein Nup50 isoform X2, with translation MAGKRAASTDLNHDNWDDEEKPEEAGTFKKASDDVLEKRVVKKAKRRLQNSEDGTRSVFGTFTGFKTKTSTSASPFSFLANNNTNISANDMASKTVTNVNKSSNNETLKTNENGTNKRENIEIQSSSTMFTIKNSTSDQEEQNIFKKSTDYFAKLKGLNESVAQWIKTHVDANPFCILTPIFKDYKRYLKEIEAKHGSEIEKSTQAQYSDNKEIANTDKKIESSPFGRTHAKSPLKSAEWKPEKSIFGNINPVSKSIFKKSEHTVNTGKPIFSTDQNSDSPKSVFDSIDQKSGSKSIFGSTSSEKNPFLSKPPTASDKSEEQETKPDSKPTTTIVTNTTMSSSFATTNTATFCFGQSSATSNTSTGFSFGSTKPFTFGAQVVQPQEPEDEGKDDENEEPPKADFKPVTEEGAIYEQRCKVFVKKDGNFTDRGIGTLFLKPTPNEKTQLLVRAETSLGNLLLNTLLTESIPTKRMNKNTIMLLCLPMPESTPPPVPVLLRVKTDEDADILLETLNKHKK, from the exons ATGGCTGGTAAGAGGGCTGCGTCTACGGACCTGAATCACGACAATTGGGATGATGAAGAAAAACCTGAAGAAGCAGGAACATTTAAAAAAGCTTCTGATGATGTATTGGAAAAACGTGTTGTTAAAAAAGCTAAGAGACGTTTACAAAATTCAGAA GATGGTACCAGAAGTGTATTTGGTACGTTTACAGGTTTTAAAACAAAAACTTCAACTAGTGCTTCACCCTTTAGCTTTTTAgctaataataatactaatattaGTGCTAATGATATGGCTTCTAAGACAGTTACGAATGTAAACAAGTCTTCAAACAATGAAACTCTAAAAACTAATGAAAATGGAACTAATAAGAgggaaaatatagaaatacaaaGTTCATCAACTATGTTCACTATTAAAAATAGTACTTCTGATCAGGaagaacaaaatatatttaaaaagtcCACTGATTATTTTGCTAAATTAAAAGGGTTAAATGAAAGTGTGGCACAATGGATTAAAACTCATGTTGATGCAAATCCATTTTGTATCTTGACTCCAATTTTTAAGGATTATAAAAGATATCTTAAGGAGATTGAAGCTAAACATGGAAGTGAGATTGAAAAATCAACACAAGCACAGTATAGTGATAACAAGGAAATTGCAAATACAGACAAAAAAATTGAGAGTTCTCCATTTGGAAGAACACATGCAAAGTCGCCATTAAAATCTGCTGAATGGAAACCTGAAAAATCAATTTTTGGCAATATTAATCCAGTTTctaaatctatatttaagaaatCAGAACATACTGTAAATACTGGTAAACCTATTTTTAGTACAGATCAGAATTCAGACTCGCCTAAATCTGTTTTTGATAGTATTGATCAAAAATCTGGTAGCAAAAGCATATTTGGAAGTACAAGTTCTGAAAAAAATCCATTTTTGAGTAAGCCACCTACTGCATCTGATAAATCAGAAGAGCAGGAAACAAAACCAGATTCAAAACCTACTACTACTATTGTTACTAATACCACTATGAGTAGTTCTTTTGCTACAACAAATACAGCTACCTTTTGTTTTGGTCAAAGTTCTGCTACGAGTAATACATCAACTGGATTTAGTTTTGGAag TACCAAACCATTTACATTTGGAGCTCAAGTAGTACAGCCACAAGAACCTGAGGATGAAGGAAAAGATGATGAAAATGAAGAACCACCAAAAGCAGATTTTAAACCAGTAACAGAAGAAGGTGCCATATATGAACAAAG GTGTAAAGTTTTTGTTAAAAAAGATGGTAATTTTACTGATCGAGGTATAGGAACACTATTCTTAAAACCAACTCCAAATGAAAAAACACAATTATTAGTACGTGCAGAAACGTCTTTGGGAAATTTATTGCTCAATACTTTATTAACTGAAAGTATTCCAACAAAACGGATGAACAAAAATACAATAATGTTATTGTGTTTACCAATGCCTGAATCTACACCACCTCCAGTACCAGTATTATTAAGAGTAAAAACAGATGAAGACGCCGATATATTATTGGAAACACTCaataaacataaaaaataa
- the LOC126918951 gene encoding uncharacterized protein LOC126918951 — protein MEISKSLQEEILTVQTKLKNAIRDHQICVGKLKDDPNNTDILGQIQKIHLHIVSLGRCQKQVVQRLRKEVETFKAENANGAKVSIASLLGLNNNNHITNNNETKLKTGNDFTTKSSKEDYEEIVRNGDIVSPTRNPASTKGRPSSVETISGEDDVIEVSMDENSNEKSEKEESEERKIESTEKINFLNALGLITTKMCAELQNKRAERKRRSTANPQFVYSSLEVPTKRKRHSYLQSGNVPQTRQTTARMNGPSPPPVKVVTAKSTSPPTSRTVMKSLIPVQKSTTRPNILRNVTESKVFPNKNKAENGPSQTQLPVTTVKSVQSVGSKAVHIPGLPSSLTIERISSDSAVCISCRNPGTLTVCENCASNYHVSCHSISPAPSRICPKCALIDEEEIGDGDEGEEGDEGRSSFKKDEEFATGTHATGIIRKAREDAEIYKTTCGLHKTDATQKKRGFSSSIGIGQLPSSTFLIPISSNNINQSDVGTSTTINSDYRESSVPYSSIVLNQLPRSSIAYVDRTEPQVSYAYQLPITSVQSEKHQSYLIVKKITEPARRANQSSEDQNHATMLNYKLPITSGYNSRIQTEVSDSSVLIGKQLPDTVGRNRKKQTNRAVPALNRIMDTENLSITAKYQLERTTLNGRKSRTRQPRNKFGINQLRSTRATEILLPSYDSTESDKQLQITKSTEPEETTLFNSRPKYRPRTGGLLHSLFSGHNKSYILTDNSRESRDIGPGNKDFSIGRQQLYHQSYQLESGERNEPTVQLQRGALTKFFEHVKLEEAHIPAPSRAKLVYKSGTTSERNELEVTEVADEDTSSSEYATKTPLASSNFEDDFVDGEIKQKNWLSSKIIAKKGQKNDNIIKSVESHDSASNSMTSNDFITYERKHGNTYVRVECEPGDEDDNALTDTFQDDVTYTRIGPLTEIVSENRKDREDSASLCNAQNTFLELRNEVSVPDDKADSERQDLSSGRCSTSASNSSSTSDSDTPEQAMNDSIKYSRRLSGNDYKERLGINAVSPENMQVLEQFESAMLETGCSNAATC, from the exons ATGGAGATATCGAAGAGTTTGCAAGAAGAAATACTCACTGTGCAAACTAAACTGAAAAATGCCATACGCGATCATCAG ATCTGTGTGGGCAAATTGAAGGATGACCCGAAC AATACAGATATCCTTGGTCAGATACAAAAGATTCACTTGCACATCGTATCTCTGGGAAGGTGCCAG AAGCAAGTTGTCCAGCGGCTGCGCAAAGAGGTCGAAACATTCAAAGCGGAGAACGCGAACGGGGCAAAAGTTTCCATCGCGTCGCTTCTCGGATTGAACAACAATAATCATATTACAAATAACAATGAAACAAAACTTAAGACCGGCAATGACTTCACTACGAAGAGTTCGAAAGAGGACTACGAGGAGATCGTTAGAAACGGGGATATTGTCTCGCCTACGCGGAATCCCGCATCTACCAA GGGACGGCCCAGTTCGGTGGAAACGATTTCCGGTGAAGATGACGTCATTGAAGTTTCCATGGACGAGAATTCTAATGAGAAATCCGAGAAAGAAGAGTCAGAGGAGCGTAAAATCGAATCGactgaaaaaattaattttttaaacgcTCTTGGTCTCATTACTACTAAAATGTGCGCCGAATTACAAAACAAGAGGGCTGAAAGGAAACGTCGGAGTACTGCTAATCCGCAATTTGTATATTCCAGTCTTGAAGTGCCAACG AAACGAAAACGACACTCGTACCTGCAATCTGGAAATGTTCCGCAAACTCGTCAAACTACTGCTCGTATGAACGGTCCATCGCCACCTCCTGTAAAAGTTGTGACAGCAAAGTCTACGTCACCACCAACGTCAAGGACAGTGATGAAATCTTTAATACCGGTACAAAAGTCCACTACGAGGCCAAACATACTTAGAAACGTAACGGAAAGTAAAGTTTTCCCTAATAAGAACAAAGCTGAAAATGGACCTAGTCAAACTCAATTACCTGTAACTACCGTAAAGTCCGTTCAATCGGTCGGCAGCAAGGCGGTTCATATACCTGGTTTACCTTCCAGCTTAACTATTGAGAGAATTAGCAGTGACTCAGCAGTCTGTATAAGTTGTAGAAATCCAG GTACCTTAACGGTATGTGAAAATTGTGCATCGAATTACCATGTGTCTTGCCACTCCATATCACCAGCTCCATCAAGAATATGCCCCAAATGTGCGTTAATAGACGAGGAAGAAATTGGCGACGGAGACGAAGGGGAGGAGGGAGATGAAGGACGCTCATCTTTTAAAAAGGACGAGGAATTCG CTACAGGAACGCACGCGACAGGAATTATTAGGAAAGCAAGAGAAGACGCAGAGATCTATAAAACGACTTGTGGACTTCATAAAACTGATGCAACTCAGAAAAAGCGGGGATTCTCCTCTTCCATCGGCATCGGTCAACTTCCCTCCTCAACTTTCCTCATCCCAATCTCCTCCAATAACATCAACCAATCAGACGTTGGGACTTCTACAACAATCAACAGTGACTATCGAGAAAGTTCCGTGCCCTACTCCTCCATCGTGCTCAACCAGCTGCCCCGATCGAGCATCGCCTATGTCGATAGGACAGAACCGCAAGTGTCCTACGCCTATCAGCTACCAATCACCAGTGTTCAGTCAGAAAAGCATCAATCATACCTTATCGTTAAAAAAATCACAGAACCAGCTAGAAGGGCAAATCAATCTTCCGAAGACCAAAATCACGCCACAATGCTCAACTACAAACTGCCAATCACATCAGGCTACAACTCTCGCATTCAGACCGAAGTCTCCGACTCCTCTGTGCTCATTGGTAAGCAATTGCCTGACACCGTCGGTCGTAACCGCAAAAAGCAAACAAATCGCGCAGTACCCGCCCTCAATCGTATCATGGACACCGAAAATCTCTCCATCACAGCAAAATACCAATTGGAACGAACAACTCTCAATGGAAGAAAGTCCAGGACCAGGCAGCCAAGAAATAAGTTCGGTATCAATCAACTGCGATCCACCAGAGCTACAGAAATCCTATTGCCTTCCTACGATAGTACCGAATCCGATAAGCAGTTACAAATTACAAAGTCAACCGAGCCAGAGGAAACAACTCTGTTCAATAGTCGTCCAAAGTACAGGCCAAGAACCGGTGGTCTTCTCCACTCACTGTTCTCAGGCCATAACAAGTCCTATATCCTCACCGATAATTCTCGAGAATCACGAGACATCGGTCCAGGTAACAAAGATTTCTCAATCGGGAGACAACAGCTGTATCATCAAAGCTACCAGTTGGAATCAGGCGAACGAAACGAGCCCACCGTCCAATTGCAACGTGGTGCCCTCACAAAATTCTTCGAGCACGTGAAATTGGAAGAAGCGCATATACCAGCGCCATCTAGAGCAAAGCTAGTATACAAAAGCGGTACTACTTCCGAAAGGAATGAACTTGAAGTTACCGAAGTCGCGGACGAAGACACAAGTAGTAGCGAATATGCCACCAAGACACCCTTGGCATCAAGCAATTTCGAAGATGATTTCGTTGATGGGGAGATCAAACAGAAAAATTGGCTCTCGAGCAAGATCATAGCAAAGAAAGGACAAAAGAATGACAACATAATCAAGAGCGTTGAATCGCACGATTCTGCTTCGAACTCGATGACATCGAACGACTTTATCACGTATGAACGTAAACACGGTAATACGTATGTTAGAGTCGAATGTGAACCTGGCGATGAGGACGATAATGCATTGACTGATACGTTTCAAGATGATGTGACTTATACGCGCATCGGACCTCTGACAGAAATTGTATCAGAGAATCGGAAGGATCGAGAAGATTCAGCATCTCTGTGTAACGCACAAAACACTTTCTTGGAGCTTCGTAACGAGGTCTCAGTTCCTGATGATAAGGCTGATTCCGAGAGACAAGACTTATCTAGTGGCAGATGTTCGACCAGCGCCAGCAACAGTAGCAGCACGAGCGACAGCGATACTCCGGAACAAGCGATGAATGACTCCATTAAGTACTCTCGACGATTATCCGGAAACGATTATAAGGAACGTTTGGGCATTAATGCTGTATCCCCGGAGAATATGCAAGTCCTCGAGCAATTCGAATCAGCTATGCTGGAAACAGGATGTAGCAATGCTGCCACTTGCTAG
- the LOC126918965 gene encoding protein lin-9 homolog isoform X2: protein MDMDDQQISNNSTDSHMDTEESDPIPELGPAALGLQRVGSQPPPKPNPPSQPVQVLNRRGMPARIRKKNKLFYDDILVNHPHHRIKKDPSHPDTKHSPKKVSRPSPAKKQNRITNEPRKNNILSQPVSSTMTPIKQEKEPDKPMPPSSPDRKIGQKIGMRLRNLLKLPKAHKWVCYEWFYSNIDKTLFEGDNDFMICLKESFPQLKTRKLTRVEWCKIRRMMGKPRRCSQSFFEEERRELERKRQKIRMLQQRKAADINSFKDLPPEIPLQLVIGTKVTARLRKPQDGLFTGSIDAVDTSNNTYRITFERAGLGTHSVPDYEVLSNEPPETISVASFAQKFRPRHVQYVPSPPYAMKLMSPRLNSDPLISNASVSLPKKSHIGGTMNGYPLKLLEFMVKVNKILAAKKVKIKKLKEMNSEAEKRRSFGELLPPDFERKYAGIVVELEKMNTALQDFLNDVQELCQEMAPEPSVAAMLAPSHLREKCRQEAADMIARHNSVNDREPGKMSQLVTDLTALMLQVKSLSDSDRNAYELKVLQGTMEQIRAKLSPQNQQVFQNCVEIHMQHIQLGLGQRGALTPFMAQRA from the exons ATGGATATGGATGATcaacaaatttcaaataattcaaCAGATTCCCATATGGACACTGAGGAATCTGATCCAATTCCTGAACTTGGCCCTGCAGCTTTAGGTTTACAAAGAGTAGGTAGCCAACCTCCTCCAAAACCAAATCCTCCTAGCCAACCAGTTCAAGTTTTAAATCGAAGGGGAATGCCAGCAAGGAttagaaagaaaaacaaattattttatgaTGATATATTAGTTAACCATCCTCATCATAG aattaaaaaGGATCCATCACATCCGGATACGAAACATTCTCCTAAAAAAGTATCTCGTCCATCTCCTGCAAAAAAACAAAATAGAATAACCAATGAGCccagaaaaaataatatattaagtCAACCTGTATCATCTACAATGACTCCAATTAAACAAGAGAAAGAACCTGATAAACCAATGCCACCTTCATCTCCGGATCGTAAAATTGGACAAAAGATTGGTATGAGATTaagaaatttattgaaattaccAAAAGCACACAAATGGGTTTGTTACGAGTGGTTTTATAGTAACATTGATAA GACTCTTTTTGAAGGAGACAATGATTTTATGATCTGTTTAAAAGAATCGTTTCCACAATTAAAAACTCGGAAATTAACGCGAGTTGAATGGTGCAAGATAAGAAGAATGATGGGTAAACCACGAAGGTGTTCACAGTCGTTTTTTGAGGAAGAAAGACGAGAACTAGAAAGAAAGAGACAAAAAATTCGAATGTTGCAACAAAGAAAAGCTGCTGATATTAATAGTTTCAAAGATTTACCACCAGAAATACCATTACAATTGGTAATAGGAACCAAAGTTACAGCAAGACTGAGAAAACCACAGGATGGTTTATTCACTGGAAGTATTGATGCTGTCGATACTAGTAATAACACTTACAGAATTACATTTGAACGCGCCGGACTTGGAACGCATAGTGTTCCAGATTATGAAGTACTG TCAAATGAACCACCGGAAACGATAAGTGTAGCCTCATTTGCACAGAAGTTCAGACCACGACATGTACAATATGTACCATCTCCACCATATGCCATGAAATTAATGTCACCGCGTTTAAACAGTGATCCTTTAATATCGAATGCTTCTGTATCTTTACCAAAGAAATCTCATATTGGTGGAACAATGAATGGTTATCCTTTAAAATTATTGGAATTTATGgttaaagtaaataaaatattagctGCTAAGAaggttaaaataaaaaaattaaaagagatGAACAGTGAGGCAGAAAAAAGACGTTCGTTTGGAGAACTGTTGCCACCAGATTTTGAAAGAAAATATGCAGG taTCGTAGTTGAATTGGAAAAAATGAATACGGCTTTGCAAGATTTTCTTAATGACGTACAAGAACTTTGTCAAGAAATGGCTCCGGAACCTAGTGTTGCAGCTATGTTAGCTCCTTCTCATCTGCGTGAAAAATGTAGACAGGAAGCTGCAGATATGATTGCAAGACATAATAGTGTTAATGACAGGGAACCCGGAAAAATGTCTCAATTAGTAACAGATTTAACAGCTCTTATGCTTCAAGTaaag AGTTTATCTGATTCAGATCGTAATGCATATgaattaaaagtgttacaaggcaCAATGGAACAAATACGTGCAAAACTAAGTCCACAAAATCAACAAGTTTTTCAAAATTGTGTTGAAATACACATGCAACATATACAATTAGGTTTGGGACAAAGAGGTGCTTTAACGCCATTTATGGCCCAAAGAGCTTAG
- the LOC126918965 gene encoding protein lin-9 homolog isoform X1, with translation MAEMIESESAETLLSIKNGGYPSIDEIKSEVIDDDTMDMDDQQISNNSTDSHMDTEESDPIPELGPAALGLQRVGSQPPPKPNPPSQPVQVLNRRGMPARIRKKNKLFYDDILVNHPHHRIKKDPSHPDTKHSPKKVSRPSPAKKQNRITNEPRKNNILSQPVSSTMTPIKQEKEPDKPMPPSSPDRKIGQKIGMRLRNLLKLPKAHKWVCYEWFYSNIDKTLFEGDNDFMICLKESFPQLKTRKLTRVEWCKIRRMMGKPRRCSQSFFEEERRELERKRQKIRMLQQRKAADINSFKDLPPEIPLQLVIGTKVTARLRKPQDGLFTGSIDAVDTSNNTYRITFERAGLGTHSVPDYEVLSNEPPETISVASFAQKFRPRHVQYVPSPPYAMKLMSPRLNSDPLISNASVSLPKKSHIGGTMNGYPLKLLEFMVKVNKILAAKKVKIKKLKEMNSEAEKRRSFGELLPPDFERKYAGIVVELEKMNTALQDFLNDVQELCQEMAPEPSVAAMLAPSHLREKCRQEAADMIARHNSVNDREPGKMSQLVTDLTALMLQVKSLSDSDRNAYELKVLQGTMEQIRAKLSPQNQQVFQNCVEIHMQHIQLGLGQRGALTPFMAQRA, from the exons ATGGCGGAGATGATTGAAA GTGAATCTGCTGAAACGCTATTATCTATAAAGAATGGAGGATATCCATCAATTGATGAGATCAAAAGTGAAGTGATCGATGATGATACAATGGATATGGATGATcaacaaatttcaaataattcaaCAGATTCCCATATGGACACTGAGGAATCTGATCCAATTCCTGAACTTGGCCCTGCAGCTTTAGGTTTACAAAGAGTAGGTAGCCAACCTCCTCCAAAACCAAATCCTCCTAGCCAACCAGTTCAAGTTTTAAATCGAAGGGGAATGCCAGCAAGGAttagaaagaaaaacaaattattttatgaTGATATATTAGTTAACCATCCTCATCATAG aattaaaaaGGATCCATCACATCCGGATACGAAACATTCTCCTAAAAAAGTATCTCGTCCATCTCCTGCAAAAAAACAAAATAGAATAACCAATGAGCccagaaaaaataatatattaagtCAACCTGTATCATCTACAATGACTCCAATTAAACAAGAGAAAGAACCTGATAAACCAATGCCACCTTCATCTCCGGATCGTAAAATTGGACAAAAGATTGGTATGAGATTaagaaatttattgaaattaccAAAAGCACACAAATGGGTTTGTTACGAGTGGTTTTATAGTAACATTGATAA GACTCTTTTTGAAGGAGACAATGATTTTATGATCTGTTTAAAAGAATCGTTTCCACAATTAAAAACTCGGAAATTAACGCGAGTTGAATGGTGCAAGATAAGAAGAATGATGGGTAAACCACGAAGGTGTTCACAGTCGTTTTTTGAGGAAGAAAGACGAGAACTAGAAAGAAAGAGACAAAAAATTCGAATGTTGCAACAAAGAAAAGCTGCTGATATTAATAGTTTCAAAGATTTACCACCAGAAATACCATTACAATTGGTAATAGGAACCAAAGTTACAGCAAGACTGAGAAAACCACAGGATGGTTTATTCACTGGAAGTATTGATGCTGTCGATACTAGTAATAACACTTACAGAATTACATTTGAACGCGCCGGACTTGGAACGCATAGTGTTCCAGATTATGAAGTACTG TCAAATGAACCACCGGAAACGATAAGTGTAGCCTCATTTGCACAGAAGTTCAGACCACGACATGTACAATATGTACCATCTCCACCATATGCCATGAAATTAATGTCACCGCGTTTAAACAGTGATCCTTTAATATCGAATGCTTCTGTATCTTTACCAAAGAAATCTCATATTGGTGGAACAATGAATGGTTATCCTTTAAAATTATTGGAATTTATGgttaaagtaaataaaatattagctGCTAAGAaggttaaaataaaaaaattaaaagagatGAACAGTGAGGCAGAAAAAAGACGTTCGTTTGGAGAACTGTTGCCACCAGATTTTGAAAGAAAATATGCAGG taTCGTAGTTGAATTGGAAAAAATGAATACGGCTTTGCAAGATTTTCTTAATGACGTACAAGAACTTTGTCAAGAAATGGCTCCGGAACCTAGTGTTGCAGCTATGTTAGCTCCTTCTCATCTGCGTGAAAAATGTAGACAGGAAGCTGCAGATATGATTGCAAGACATAATAGTGTTAATGACAGGGAACCCGGAAAAATGTCTCAATTAGTAACAGATTTAACAGCTCTTATGCTTCAAGTaaag AGTTTATCTGATTCAGATCGTAATGCATATgaattaaaagtgttacaaggcaCAATGGAACAAATACGTGCAAAACTAAGTCCACAAAATCAACAAGTTTTTCAAAATTGTGTTGAAATACACATGCAACATATACAATTAGGTTTGGGACAAAGAGGTGCTTTAACGCCATTTATGGCCCAAAGAGCTTAG